In the Acidovorax sp. A79 genome, one interval contains:
- a CDS encoding branched-chain amino acid ABC transporter substrate-binding protein: MNKLRSVGLKTGAAALRQPVLALAAALVCAVAPLSASHAQTAPGTTAAAPAPAKPVKVALIESLSGAFANTGEAVYRNVYWAMERVNARGGVQLPASSGGPRPLALERYDSKGQNEEALSALRAAIDDGAQVILQGNSSATAAVLIEAINKHNEREPNKRVIFLNYSAVDPILTNEKCSFWHFRFDAHADMRMAALMEVMREDKGIKSVYLIGQDYSFGQAVLREAKKQLAAQRPDVAVVGDELHPIGRVKDFAPYAVKIKTSGAQAVVTGNWGNDLTLLVKAAREVGYEGSFYTFYGNALGAPAAIGDAGIGKVVAVADWLPNVPGAQSEAFYQSFRTRFPKPQDDYVHMRMQLMVEALAQSIERAGSTDAVAVARQMENANVQLSGQGGSMRAADHQFQQALVVGVMDKKGAPGVKFDVEGSGYGFRVVRQISAAKAQQPHSCTMQRP, encoded by the coding sequence ATGAATAAATTGCGCTCCGTGGGCTTGAAAACAGGCGCAGCGGCATTACGTCAACCGGTTTTGGCGCTGGCCGCGGCGCTGGTCTGCGCTGTGGCCCCCCTTTCCGCCAGCCATGCCCAGACCGCGCCCGGCACCACGGCCGCGGCCCCGGCCCCGGCCAAACCGGTGAAGGTGGCGCTCATCGAAAGCCTCTCGGGCGCGTTCGCCAACACCGGCGAGGCGGTCTACCGCAACGTCTACTGGGCCATGGAGCGTGTGAACGCACGCGGCGGCGTGCAGCTGCCCGCCAGCAGCGGCGGCCCCCGCCCGCTGGCGCTGGAGCGCTACGACAGCAAGGGCCAGAACGAGGAGGCCTTGTCGGCACTGCGCGCGGCCATCGACGACGGCGCGCAGGTCATCCTGCAGGGCAATTCGTCGGCCACGGCGGCGGTGCTGATCGAAGCCATCAACAAGCACAACGAGCGCGAGCCGAACAAGCGCGTGATCTTCCTGAACTACTCGGCGGTGGACCCGATCCTCACCAACGAGAAGTGCAGCTTCTGGCACTTTCGCTTCGACGCCCATGCCGACATGCGCATGGCCGCGCTCATGGAAGTGATGCGCGAAGACAAGGGCATCAAGAGCGTGTACCTCATCGGCCAGGACTACAGCTTCGGCCAGGCCGTGCTGCGCGAGGCGAAAAAGCAGCTGGCCGCCCAGCGCCCCGACGTGGCCGTGGTGGGCGACGAGCTGCACCCCATCGGCCGCGTGAAGGACTTCGCGCCCTATGCGGTAAAGATCAAGACCAGCGGCGCGCAGGCCGTGGTCACCGGCAACTGGGGCAACGACCTCACGCTGCTGGTGAAGGCCGCGCGCGAGGTGGGCTACGAAGGCAGCTTCTACACCTTCTACGGCAACGCCCTAGGCGCGCCCGCCGCCATCGGCGACGCGGGCATCGGCAAGGTGGTGGCCGTGGCCGACTGGCTGCCCAACGTGCCGGGCGCGCAGAGCGAGGCGTTCTACCAGTCGTTCCGCACGCGCTTTCCCAAGCCGCAGGATGACTACGTGCACATGCGCATGCAGCTCATGGTCGAGGCGCTGGCCCAGTCCATCGAGCGCGCGGGCAGCACCGACGCCGTGGCCGTGGCGCGCCAGATGGAGAACGCGAATGTGCAGCTGTCGGGCCAGGGCGGCAGCATGCGCGCGGCGGACCACCAGTTCCAGCAGGCACTGGTGGTGGGCGTGATGGACAAGAAGGGCGCACCGGGCGTGAAGTTTGACGTGGAAGGCTCGGGCTACGGCTTTCGCGTGGTGCGGCAGATCTCCGCCGCCAAGGCACAGCAGCCGCACAGCTGCACAATGCAGCGGCCCTGA
- a CDS encoding LLM class flavin-dependent oxidoreductase, with translation MSYTLSLLDKSPIPDGATAAEALQRTVALAQRAEQLGYRRFWVAEHHGNPGLAGSAPEVLVAHLLARTSRIRIGSGGVMLQHYSPFKVAEAFKVLASLAPGRVDLGVGKAPGGLPLSTRALQALHDKSRPADFGARFAELDAFLHGTLDPDHALAGAVAYPAPPSLPERHLLGGSPDSAALAARHGWHFTYAGHFNGDPVNIERTVRVYREAAGRAPSLALYALVAPTQAQADSLVGALRVFKLHLSTGQSVNLPSAQAAAEFARQAGVADYRLEETRPHVIAGSPEHVREQLDAISERYGIEEFVVDTPVTGFAERLASVELLAGAYATTEV, from the coding sequence GTGTCCTACACCCTCTCCCTGCTCGACAAAAGTCCCATCCCCGACGGGGCCACGGCGGCCGAGGCGCTGCAGCGCACCGTAGCGCTGGCCCAGCGTGCCGAGCAACTGGGCTACCGCCGCTTCTGGGTGGCGGAGCACCATGGCAACCCGGGCCTGGCCGGCTCGGCACCCGAAGTGCTGGTGGCCCACCTGCTGGCGCGCACCTCGCGCATCCGCATCGGCTCGGGCGGCGTGATGCTGCAGCACTACAGCCCCTTCAAGGTGGCCGAGGCGTTCAAGGTGCTCGCATCGCTGGCACCGGGTCGCGTGGACCTGGGCGTGGGCAAGGCGCCCGGCGGCCTGCCGCTGTCCACCCGGGCGCTGCAGGCGCTGCACGATAAATCCCGGCCTGCGGACTTCGGCGCGCGCTTTGCGGAGCTGGACGCCTTCCTGCACGGCACGCTGGACCCGGACCACGCGCTGGCGGGCGCCGTGGCCTACCCCGCACCGCCCAGCCTGCCCGAGCGCCACCTGCTGGGCGGCAGCCCCGACAGCGCGGCGCTGGCGGCACGGCATGGCTGGCACTTCACGTACGCGGGCCATTTCAATGGCGACCCCGTCAACATCGAGCGCACGGTGCGCGTGTACCGCGAAGCCGCTGGCCGCGCCCCCTCGCTGGCGCTCTATGCGCTCGTGGCCCCTACCCAGGCGCAGGCCGACAGCCTGGTGGGCGCATTGCGCGTGTTCAAGCTGCATTTGTCCACCGGGCAGAGCGTGAACCTGCCCAGCGCGCAGGCCGCCGCGGAGTTTGCACGCCAGGCCGGCGTGGCGGACTACCGGCTCGAAGAAACCCGGCCCCACGTGATCGCCGGCTCGCCCGAGCATGTGCGCGAGCAACTCGATGCTATCAGCGAGCGCTACGGCATCGAGGAGTTCGTGGTCGACACGCCCGTCACGGGCTTTGCCGAGCGGCTGGCGTCGGTCGAACTGCTGGCCGGTGCCTACGCCACCACCGAGGTCTGA
- a CDS encoding LLM class flavin-dependent oxidoreductase: MSNTPSPIRFGVMLHGAGGHMNSWKHPAGPADASVNLDFYIETTRKAEANGIAFAFVADGLFINEKSIPHFLNRFEPISILSALAVATSKIGLAGTISTSYSEPFTVARQFASLDLISKGRAGWNVVTTPLEGTASNYSRNHPDHALRYEIADEYLQVTQGLWDSWDEDAVVRNRATGQFFDSAKLHTLNHKGRFFQVAGPLNIGRSPQGQPVIFQAGSSDAGIGLAGKYADAVFTHSPSVEETRSFLRKVKASAVVHGRQADDVKIFPGIGPVVGATQEEADAKYQAIRELLTVDEALAYLGRYFDHHDFSQYPLDAPFPELGEIGRNSFRSTTDRIKADAKARGLTLRQVALEAATPRSQFVGTGERVADEIIRWVDEGAADGFILGFPVLSQGLDDFITHVIPVLEARGRYQRTLPGQTLRDHLGLPRKASRYAQADADAATAPEKKVA; the protein is encoded by the coding sequence ATGAGCAACACCCCATCCCCCATCCGTTTCGGCGTCATGCTGCATGGCGCAGGCGGCCACATGAATTCGTGGAAGCACCCCGCAGGCCCCGCGGATGCAAGCGTCAACCTCGACTTCTACATCGAGACCACGCGGAAGGCCGAGGCCAATGGCATCGCCTTCGCCTTCGTGGCCGACGGGCTATTCATCAACGAAAAGTCCATCCCGCACTTCCTGAACCGCTTCGAGCCCATCTCCATCCTGTCGGCGCTGGCCGTGGCGACGTCGAAGATCGGGTTGGCGGGCACCATCTCCACCTCGTACAGCGAGCCATTCACGGTGGCGCGGCAGTTCGCGTCGCTGGACCTCATCAGCAAGGGGCGCGCTGGCTGGAACGTGGTGACCACGCCGCTGGAGGGCACGGCCAGCAACTACAGCCGCAACCACCCCGACCATGCGCTGCGCTACGAGATCGCCGACGAATACCTGCAGGTGACGCAAGGCCTGTGGGACAGCTGGGACGAAGACGCCGTGGTGCGCAACCGCGCCACGGGCCAGTTCTTCGACTCCGCCAAGCTGCACACGCTGAACCACAAGGGCCGCTTCTTCCAGGTGGCGGGGCCGCTCAATATCGGCCGGTCGCCGCAGGGGCAGCCGGTGATCTTCCAGGCGGGTTCTTCGGATGCGGGCATTGGCTTGGCCGGCAAGTACGCCGATGCGGTGTTCACCCACTCGCCGTCGGTGGAGGAGACGCGCAGCTTTCTGCGCAAGGTCAAGGCCAGTGCCGTGGTGCATGGCCGCCAGGCCGACGATGTGAAGATCTTCCCCGGCATCGGCCCCGTGGTGGGCGCTACGCAGGAAGAGGCGGACGCCAAGTACCAGGCCATCCGCGAGCTGCTCACGGTCGATGAAGCGCTGGCCTACCTGGGCCGCTACTTCGACCACCACGACTTCAGCCAGTACCCGCTGGACGCGCCCTTCCCGGAGCTGGGCGAGATCGGGCGCAACAGCTTTCGCTCCACCACCGACCGCATCAAGGCCGATGCCAAGGCGCGCGGCCTGACCCTGCGCCAGGTGGCGCTGGAGGCCGCCACGCCGCGCTCGCAGTTCGTGGGCACGGGCGAGCGCGTGGCCGACGAGATCATCCGCTGGGTGGACGAGGGCGCGGCCGATGGCTTCATCCTGGGTTTCCCCGTGCTGTCGCAAGGGCTCGACGATTTCATCACCCACGTGATCCCCGTGCTGGAGGCGCGCGGCCGCTACCAGCGCACGCTGCCGGGCCAGACCCTGCGCGACCACCTGGGCCTGCCGCGCAAGGCCAGCCGGTATGCGCAGGCCGATGCGGACGCAGCCACAGCGCCAGAGAAAAAGGTGGCGTGA